The Triticum aestivum cultivar Chinese Spring chromosome 7B, IWGSC CS RefSeq v2.1, whole genome shotgun sequence genome window below encodes:
- the LOC123157486 gene encoding pentatricopeptide repeat-containing protein At1g31430 produces MATARHRGMPLRECNLLIRTLARRSSYADVMAVYYDLRGRGLVADSFTYPFVLRAIGALKLPVEGRKAHAAALKTGFRWDAYTASSLMDMYTMVDRPEVARKVFDEMPQRALVVWNMMIRCYVRRGRNREAVALAEEMEKGGLTPDRVTLLTALTACSRAGDLSLGRRIHAYMDGVTGFSLPVANALLDMYMKNGCLEEAVKLFEKMPSRNIISWTILVSGYAFAGQVEKARVLFHQCTEKDLIMWTSMINAYAQHGCFVEALSLFRDMQMHQVVPDRFTVVTLLTCCANLGEWIHQFAQGKKMKPDAVLGTALIDMYAKCGHVEKAVEVFERMEGRDTTAWTAIICGLATNGQAGRALELFEDMERSNAKPDSVTFIGVLSACCHGGLVDEGRKQFRAMKEVYQIRPRVEHYSCLVNLLGRAGQLDEAEKLINNIPINKDAMPLFGALLTACKVQGNVEMSERLTKRIGKQGYQIPDVDLLMSNVYATASRWEDAVRVRSKMAHPSVKKNAGCSLIEVKGF; encoded by the coding sequence ATGGCGACGGCGCGCCACCGCGGCATGCCGCTGCGCGAATGCAACCTGCTCATCAGGACCCTCGCGAGGCGCAGCAGCTACGCCGATGTCATGGCGGTCTACTACGACCTCCGCGGGCGCGGCCTCGTGGCCGACAGCTTCACCTACCCGTTCGTGCTCAGGGCCATCGGTGCCCTCAAGCTACCGGTCGAGGGGCGCAAGGCGCACGCTGCGGCCCTGAAGACCGGTTTCCGGTGGGATGCCTACACCGCGAGCTCGCTCATGGACATGTACACGATGGTGGACCGCCCTGAAGTCGCGcggaaggtgttcgatgaaatgccgcAGAGGGCGCTGGTCGTGTGGAATATGATGATCAGGTGCTATGTCAGACGTGGCCGAAACAGAGAAGCGGTTGCTTTGGCTGAGGAGATGGAGAAGGGCGGTCTCACACCCGATAGGGTGACGTTGCTGACCGCACTCACCGCGTGCTCCAGAGCCGGTGATCTGAGCTTAGGAAGGAGAATTCATGCCTACATGGATGGAGTCACTGGGTTCAGCCTCCCAGTTGCGAATGCACTGCTGGACATGTACATGAAGAATGGCTGCTTGGAAGAGGCGGTGAAGCTGTTTGAAAAAATGCCGTCGAGGAACATCATTTCGTGGACTATACTTGTGTCGGGATATGCCTTTGCCGGACAAGTGGAGAAGGCGAGAGTACTCTTCCACCAGTGCACAGAGAAGGATCTAATTATGTGGACTTCTATGATCAACGCGTATGCACAACATGGATGCTTCGTGGAGGCATTGTCGTTGTTTCGAGACATGCAGATGCATCAAGTTGTGCCAGACAGGTTCACTGTTGTCACTCTCCTGACATGCTGTGCCAATCTTGGTGAATGGATCCACCAGTTTGCTCAAGGTAAGAAGATGAAGCCTGATGCAGTTCTTGGCACTGCGTTGATTGACATGTATGCCAAGTGTGGGCATGTAGAGAAGGCAGTGGAGGTCTTTGAACGAATGGAAGGCAGAGACACTACGGCCTGGACTGCCATTATCTGCGGCCTGGCCACAAATGGTCAGGCAGGTAGAGCCCTCGAATTGTTTGAGGATATGGAGAGAAGCAATGCTAAGCCTGACAGCGTTACCTTCATTGGGGTGCTGAGTGCATGTTGCCATggtggcttggttgatgaagggcGGAAACAGTTTCGTGCCATGAAGGAGGTTTATCAGATACGACCAAGAGTTGAACATTATAGTTGCCTTGTCAATCTTTTAGGTCGTGCTGGTCAACTTGATGAAGCTGAGAAGTTGATTAACAATATACCAATTAACAAGGACGCTATGCCACTGTTTGGTGCACTCCTCACTGCTTGCAAGGTTCAAGGCAATGTCGAGATGAGTGAAAGGCTGACCAAACGAATAGGCAAGCAAGGCTACCAAATTCCTGATGTGGATTTGCTCATGTCTAATGTGTATGCAACTGCAAGTCGATGGGAGGACGCAGTAAGAGTAAGGAGCAAGATGGCACACCCCAGTGTCAAGAAAAATGCAGGGTGCAGCTTGATCGAGGTGAAGGGATTCTGA
- the LOC123157485 gene encoding protein argonaute PNH1 produces MLEVLEMTPPPPPPPQPRRHQQPRGGGRKQPLQSSVAQPKAEAPQPPPLEGGKRCAGKRRGGRGRARPAEGPRPAPGPAAAPVEAATRAVIGPPVPSKGLSFCRRPGFGTVGARCVVKANHFLAEIPDKDLTQYDVKITPEVTSRCVNRAIIAELVRLYRESDLGMRLPAYDGRKSLYTAGALPFDAREFVVRLTDEDSGTGVPPREREYRVAIKFAARADLHHLRQFIAGRQADAPQEAVQVLDIVLRELASQRYVAIGRSFYSPDIRRPQRLGDGLQSWCGFYQSLRPTQMGLSLNIDMSSTAFIEALPVIDFVAQILGKDVMSRPLSDANRIKIKKALRGVKVEVTHRENVRRKYRISGVTAQPTHELIFPIDDQMNMKSVVEYFKEMYGFTIQQSHLPCLMVGNQKKANYLPMEACKIVEGQRYTKRLNEKQITSLLKVTCQRPREKEMDILQTVHQNGYDQDPYAKEFGINISEKLTSVEARVLPAPWLKYHDAGKEKECLPQVGQWNMVNKKVINGGKVSHWACINFSRSVQETTARGFCQELAQMCQISGMEFNSEPVLPIYSARPDQVAKALKHVYNVALHKLKGKELELLLAILPDNNGALYGDIKRICETDLGLISQCCLTKHVFKISKQYLANVSLKINVKMGGRNTVLVDALSWRIPLVSDIPTIIFGADVTHPETGEDSSPSIAAVVASQDWPEVTKYAGLVCAQAHRQELIQDLYKTWHDPQRGTVTGGMVRELLISFRKATGQKPQRIIFYRDGVSEGQFYQVLLYELDAIRKACASLEPNYQPPVTFVVVQKRHHTRLFANNHKDRSSMDKSGNILPGTVVDSKICHPTEFDFYLCSHAGIQGTSRPAHYHVLWDENNFSADEMQTLTNNLCYTYARCTRSVSVVPPAYYAHLAAFRARFYMEPELSENHTSKSSSGTNGTSVKPLPAVKEKVKRVMFYC; encoded by the exons ATGCTGGAGGTCCTGGAGAtgacgccgcctccgccgccgccgccgcagccgcgccgCCACCAGCAgcccaggggaggagggaggaagcAGCCGCTGCAGAGCAGCGTCGCGCAGCCCAAGGCGGAGGCGCCACAGCCGCCGCCGCTCGAGGGAGGTAAGAGGTGCGCCGGGAAGCGgcgcggcgggcgcgggcgcgccAGGCCCGCGGAGGGGCCGCGGCCGGCGCCAGGGCCTGCGGCGGCGCCCGTGGAGGCGGCCACGCGCGCCGTCATTGGGCCGCCCGTGCCCAGCAAGGGGCTGTCCTTCTGCCGCCGGCCCGGGTTCGGGACCGTGGGCGCGCGCTGCGTCGTCAAGGCCAACCACTTCCTCGCCGAGATTCCCGACAAGGACCTCACCCAGTACGAC GTCAAGATCACGCCGGAGGTGACCTCCCGGTGCGTGAACCGGGCCATCATCGCCGAGCTGGTGCGCCTCTACCGGGAGTCCGACCTCGGAATGCGCCTCCCGGCCTACGACGGCCGCAAGAGCCTCTACACCGCGGGCGCCCTCCCGTTCGACGCGCGCGAGTTCGTCGTGCGCCTCACCGACGAAGACAGCGGCACCGGCGTCCCCCCACG CGAGAGGGAGTACAGGGTCGCCATCAAGTTCGCCGCGCGCGCCGACCTCCACCACCTCCGGCAGTTCATCGCCGGCCGGCAGGCCGACGCGCCGCAGGAGGCCGTCCAGGTCCTCGACATCGTCCTCCGGGAGCTCGCCAGCCAGAG GTACGTGGCGATAGGGCGGTCGTTCTACTCGCCGGACATAAGGAGGCCGCAGCGGCTCGGCGACGGCCTGCAGTCGTGGTGCGGGTTCTACCAGAGCCTCCGGCCGACACAGATGGGGCTGTCGCTCAACATCG ACATGTCGTCCACCGCGTTCATCGAGGCGCTGCCGGTGATCGACTTCGTGGCCCAGATACTAGGGAAGGATGTCATGTCAAGGCCATTGTCGGATGCAAACAGAATTAAG ATCAAGAAAGCGTTGCGGGGCGTCAAAGTCGAAGTTACTCACCGGGAAAATGTAAGGCGGAAGTACCGCATTTCGGGGGTGACAGCACAACCAACTCATGAACTCAT CTTCCCAATCGACGATCAAATGAATATGAAGTCTGTCGTAGAGTATTTCAAGGAAATGTATGGGTTTACTATTCAGCAATCACATCTTCCTTGCCTTATGGTTGGCAACCAAAAGAAGGCAAACTATCTACCAATGGAG GCCTGCAAGATTGTTGAGGGTCAGAGATACACAAAGAGGTTGAACGAAAAGCAGATCACATCACTGCTAAAGGTTACATGCCAAAGGCCTAGAGAAAAGGAAATGGATATTCTACAG ACAGTTCATCAAAACGGATATGACCAAGATCCTTACGCAAAGGAATTTGGGATCAACATAAGTGAGAAGCTAACATCCGTTGAAGCGCGCGTCCTTCCTGCACCTTGG CTGAAATATCATGATGCTGGAAAGGAAAAGGAGTGCCTGCCACAGGTTGGTCAATGGAACATGGTGAACAAG AAAGTGATCAACGGGGGCAAGGTAAGCCACTGGGCTTGTATAAACTTCTCGAGGAGTGTTCAAGAAACAACTGCACGCGGATTCTGCCAAGAGTTGGCACAAATGTGTCAAATTTCGGGCATG GAATTCAACAGTGAACCTGTGCTTCCAATATATTCAGCTAGACCAGATCAAGTAGCGAAGGCACTAAAGCATGTGTATAATGTAGCACTACACAAACTCAAGGGTAAAGAACTTGAGCTTCTTTTGGCCATCCTACCAGACAATAATGGAGCTTTATATG GTGACATCAAACGTATCTGTGAAACCGATTTGGGATTAATATCTCAATGTTGCTTAACGAAACATGTTTTTAAGATCAGCAAGCAGTATTTGGCAAATGTCTCGCTTAAAATCAATGTTAAG ATGGGAGGAAGGAACACCGTGCTCGTGGATGCGCTAAGTTGGAGGATTCCGTTGGTCAGTGACATACCAACTATTATATTTGGCGCAGATGTAACTCATCCTGAAACCGGGGAGGACTCTAGTCCATCCATTGCCGCA GTTGTGGCTTCTCAAGACTGGCCGGAAGTTACAAAATATGCTGGATTGGTGTGTGCACAGGCACACCGACAAGAGCTCATTCAGGACCTTTACAAGACATGGCATGACCCTCAGAGAGGCACAGTAACAGGAGGCATGGTCAG GGAACTCTTAATATCCTTCAGGAAGGCCACGGGACAGAAACCACAGAGAATAATTTTCTATCG GGATGGCGTTAGTGAAGGCCAGTTCTACCAAGTTCTCCTTTATGAGTTGGATGCTATCCGTAAG GCTTGTGCATCCCTAGAACCAAATTACCAACCTCCTGTAACGTTTGTGGTGGTTCAAAAGCGTCACCATACAAGACTGTTTGCAAACAATCACAAAGACAGAAGTAGTATGGACAAAAGTGGAAATATTTTGCCTG GAACTGTTGTTGATTCGAAGATATGCCACCCAACGGagtttgatttctacctctgtagtCACGCTGGAATCCAG GGAACAAGTAGGCCAGCTCACTACCATGTCCTCTGGGATGAGAACAACTTCTCAGCAGACGAAATGCAGACGTTGACAAACAACCTTTGCTACAC TTACGCACGGTGCACGCGCTCTGTTTCCGTCG TCCCACCTGCATATTACGCGCATCTGGCCGCGTTCCGGGCGCGGTTCTACATGGAGCCGGAGCTGTCGGAGAACCACACGTCGAAGAGCTCCAGTGGCACGAATGGTACCTCCGTGAAGCCTTTGCCCGCTGTGAAAGAGAAGGTGAAGAGGGTGATGTTCTACTGTTGA
- the LOC123157487 gene encoding aurachin C monooxygenase/isomerase isoform X2 gives MATDSETKAARTLTRDEGFNFRAAHWGELHRRLHEAPPAAVTVHWGHQFLSFEVSDTDGDGGKRGGVVATARVLRTGETVEVAGDLLVAADGCTSSIRRRFLPDLKLRYSGYCAWRGVFDFTGKESSDIITGIRRAYPELGSCLYFDLAEKTHAVLYELPGNRLNWLWYINGPEPELTGSSVTMKVSDATLAGMQEDAERVWSPELARLIRETAEPFVNVIYDADPLPRLSWAGGSVALVGDAAHPTTPHGLRSTNMSVHDARVLGECLGRWGETPPPRALDEYEAARLPVVAAQVLHARRLGRLKQGLPVEDGDTGAFDARAATVEEALQLRQRGMPYFGGAPTVDGGSL, from the exons ATGGCAACGGACAGCGAGACGAAGGCGGCGCGGACGCTGACGAGGGACGAGGGGTTCAACTTCCGCGCGGCGCACTGGGGCGAGCTGCACCGGCGGCTTCACGAGGCTCCGCCGGCCGCGGTGACCGTGCACTGGGGCCACCAGTTCCTTTCGTTCGAGGTTTCGGACACGGACGGCGATGGTGGCAAACGCGGCGGGGTAGTCGCGACGGCTCGCGTGCTCAGAACCGGTGAAACGGTGGAGGTCGCTGGGGATTTGCTGGTCGCAGCGGATGGCTGCACTTCGTCGATCCGCCGGCGCTTCCTCCCTGACCTCAAGCTCAG GTACTCCGGGTACTGCGCATGGCGTGGCGTGTTCGATTTCACCGGGAAGGAAAGCTCCGACATCATCACCGGCATACGAAGAGCGTACCCAGAGCTCGGCAGCTGCCTGTACTTCGATCTGGCCGAAAAGACTCACGCCGTGCTCTACGAGTTGCCCGGGAACAGACTGAACTGGCTCTGGTACATCAACGGCCCAGAGCCAGAGCTCACG GGGAGCTCGGTGACGATGAAGGTGAGCGACGCCACGCTGGCAGGGATGcaggaggacgccgagcgcgtCTGGTCGCCGGAGCTGGCGCGGCTGATCAGGGAAACGGCAGAACCGTTCGTGAACGTGATCTACGACGCGGACCCGCTGCCGCGGCTGTCGTGGGCGGGCGGCAGCGTGGCACTGGTCGGCGACGCGGCGCACCCGACCACGCCGCACGGGCTGCGGAGCACCAACATGTCCGTCCATGACGCCCGCGTGCTCGGGGAGTGCCTCGGGAGGTGGGGGGAGACGCCGCCGCCACGCGCTCTGGACGAGTACGAGGCCGCGCGGCTGCCGGTCGTGGCGGCGCAGGTGCTGCACGCCCGCAGGCTCGGGCGGCTCAAACAGGGCCTGCCGGTGGAGGACGGTGACACGGGGGCGTTCGAcgcgagggcggcgacggtggaggAGGCTTTGCAGCTGCGGCAGAGGGGCATGCCGTATTTTGGCGGCGCGCCAACTGTAGATGGCGGTAGTTTGTGA
- the LOC123157487 gene encoding aurachin C monooxygenase/isomerase isoform X1 produces MAPEMGERVAVVVGGSVAGLACAHAAAGAGWKAVVLEKAAGPAAGGGTGAGLGLDAQSMETLARWIPGWGLDAATLPLAVDLNMATDSETKAARTLTRDEGFNFRAAHWGELHRRLHEAPPAAVTVHWGHQFLSFEVSDTDGDGGKRGGVVATARVLRTGETVEVAGDLLVAADGCTSSIRRRFLPDLKLRYSGYCAWRGVFDFTGKESSDIITGIRRAYPELGSCLYFDLAEKTHAVLYELPGNRLNWLWYINGPEPELTGSSVTMKVSDATLAGMQEDAERVWSPELARLIRETAEPFVNVIYDADPLPRLSWAGGSVALVGDAAHPTTPHGLRSTNMSVHDARVLGECLGRWGETPPPRALDEYEAARLPVVAAQVLHARRLGRLKQGLPVEDGDTGAFDARAATVEEALQLRQRGMPYFGGAPTVDGGSL; encoded by the exons ATGGCTCCTGAGATGGGTGAGCGGGTGGCCGTCGTGGTGGGAGGGAGCGTAGCGGGCTTGGCCTGCGCGcacgcggcggcgggggcggggtggAAGGCGGTGGTGTTGGAGAAGGCGGCGGGCCCGGCGGCCGGAGGCGGCACGGGCGCCGGGCTGGGCCTGGATGCGCAGTCTATGGAGACCCTCGCCCGCTGGATCCCCGGGTGGGGTCTCGACGCGGCCACGCTGCCGCTCGCCGTCGACCTG AACATGGCAACGGACAGCGAGACGAAGGCGGCGCGGACGCTGACGAGGGACGAGGGGTTCAACTTCCGCGCGGCGCACTGGGGCGAGCTGCACCGGCGGCTTCACGAGGCTCCGCCGGCCGCGGTGACCGTGCACTGGGGCCACCAGTTCCTTTCGTTCGAGGTTTCGGACACGGACGGCGATGGTGGCAAACGCGGCGGGGTAGTCGCGACGGCTCGCGTGCTCAGAACCGGTGAAACGGTGGAGGTCGCTGGGGATTTGCTGGTCGCAGCGGATGGCTGCACTTCGTCGATCCGCCGGCGCTTCCTCCCTGACCTCAAGCTCAG GTACTCCGGGTACTGCGCATGGCGTGGCGTGTTCGATTTCACCGGGAAGGAAAGCTCCGACATCATCACCGGCATACGAAGAGCGTACCCAGAGCTCGGCAGCTGCCTGTACTTCGATCTGGCCGAAAAGACTCACGCCGTGCTCTACGAGTTGCCCGGGAACAGACTGAACTGGCTCTGGTACATCAACGGCCCAGAGCCAGAGCTCACG GGGAGCTCGGTGACGATGAAGGTGAGCGACGCCACGCTGGCAGGGATGcaggaggacgccgagcgcgtCTGGTCGCCGGAGCTGGCGCGGCTGATCAGGGAAACGGCAGAACCGTTCGTGAACGTGATCTACGACGCGGACCCGCTGCCGCGGCTGTCGTGGGCGGGCGGCAGCGTGGCACTGGTCGGCGACGCGGCGCACCCGACCACGCCGCACGGGCTGCGGAGCACCAACATGTCCGTCCATGACGCCCGCGTGCTCGGGGAGTGCCTCGGGAGGTGGGGGGAGACGCCGCCGCCACGCGCTCTGGACGAGTACGAGGCCGCGCGGCTGCCGGTCGTGGCGGCGCAGGTGCTGCACGCCCGCAGGCTCGGGCGGCTCAAACAGGGCCTGCCGGTGGAGGACGGTGACACGGGGGCGTTCGAcgcgagggcggcgacggtggaggAGGCTTTGCAGCTGCGGCAGAGGGGCATGCCGTATTTTGGCGGCGCGCCAACTGTAGATGGCGGTAGTTTGTGA